The following coding sequences are from one Timaviella obliquedivisa GSE-PSE-MK23-08B window:
- a CDS encoding branched-chain amino acid transaminase — translation MHNFLPIAYFEDQFIPFKEAKLSIATHALHYGTGAFGGLRGIPDPQNPNQVLLFRLDRHCDRLSNSARLLNYDLPASKIQSVIVDFVEKNQPTTSFYIRPFVYTSDLGIAPRLHNIEHNFFVYGLELGDYLSPDGVSCRLSSWYRQEDRSLPLRGKISGAYITSSLAKTEAVTSGFDEAILMNSQGKVSEASGMNIFIVRQGKIITPGFEQDILEGITRDSILTLARNLGIPVVERPVDKTELLIADEVFLSGTAAKITPVRQIENYQLSTNRPITHQLREKLSAITENRDPEYSDWVFAIPI, via the coding sequence ATGCATAATTTTTTGCCGATCGCCTATTTTGAAGATCAGTTCATCCCTTTTAAAGAGGCTAAGCTTTCGATCGCCACTCATGCGTTGCACTACGGCACTGGAGCGTTTGGAGGATTAAGAGGAATTCCTGATCCTCAAAATCCTAATCAGGTTTTGTTATTTCGGCTCGATCGCCATTGCGATCGCCTTAGCAACAGCGCCCGTTTACTCAACTACGACTTACCTGCCAGTAAAATTCAGTCTGTTATCGTTGACTTTGTTGAAAAGAATCAGCCGACCACCTCTTTCTATATCCGTCCGTTTGTTTACACCTCTGACCTAGGGATTGCCCCCCGCCTCCATAATATTGAGCACAACTTTTTTGTGTACGGCCTAGAGCTAGGCGACTACCTCTCCCCCGACGGTGTCAGTTGTCGGCTTAGCTCCTGGTATCGCCAAGAAGATCGGAGTCTACCGCTACGGGGCAAAATTAGTGGTGCTTACATTACCTCGTCTCTTGCTAAAACCGAGGCAGTAACATCGGGGTTTGATGAAGCTATTTTAATGAACTCGCAGGGTAAAGTGAGTGAAGCTTCAGGAATGAATATTTTCATCGTGCGGCAAGGCAAGATCATTACGCCAGGATTTGAGCAAGATATTTTGGAAGGAATCACCCGAGACAGCATTTTGACCCTTGCCCGTAATCTCGGTATTCCAGTGGTGGAACGTCCAGTTGATAAAACAGAATTGCTGATTGCCGACGAGGTGTTTTTGAGCGGCACAGCGGCAAAAATTACCCCAGTCAGACAAATTGAGAATTATCAACTTTCCACAAACCGACCTATCACTCATCAACT
- a CDS encoding SpoIIE family protein phosphatase yields the protein MTEADESKLKLMVVDDEADNLELLQRTFRRDFKVFLAESGFKALQILEQEGEMAIIISDQRMPKMNGTDFLSRTVDRFPDTMRILLTGYTDVEDLVGAINTGKVFKYIMKPWNPDDLAVVVQQAAETYRVLKQRTNELHRALRRESLFNAVTTAIRESLDYRSMLQTVVETIGHTFATDTCMLRPIQSNTAFSSQFSSEVFSYPQTLEQSVNGSPRLPYLNLAKLEWVMETRQIQRIQSKENDTFCTYLAVPLSYQQEALAVLVLYKESPSEPWVEEEVQLIAGVAEQASLAISQAKLYQRIQKQTEQMQAELAVAHQIQTNLLRQSWPQLDTVKIQAYCYPAREVGGDFFEVYVHPQGDVWVAVGDVSGKGVPAALFMASAISLLRRELSQEVPPEPNIVMQNMNANLSEDLVGSNCFITMVLARYNPTSRELVYANAGHIYPLVWSPQQLVAQSDADKPLEPTYLKIRGVPLGILPNWQALAGSSTLNCGEILLLTSDGITEATISESADEAPSSTAMLQQSGLWKLLTQEKGRLDLSALLAHIQNHSQVQEDDQTILSLEVL from the coding sequence ATGACTGAAGCAGATGAAAGCAAGCTCAAACTCATGGTTGTAGACGATGAGGCAGATAACCTAGAACTGCTCCAACGCACCTTTCGACGCGACTTCAAAGTGTTCTTGGCAGAAAGCGGCTTCAAAGCTCTACAAATCCTAGAGCAAGAAGGAGAAATGGCGATTATTATCTCCGACCAACGAATGCCAAAAATGAACGGCACTGATTTTTTGAGCCGGACTGTCGATCGCTTCCCCGACACCATGCGGATTCTGCTAACTGGCTACACCGATGTCGAAGACTTAGTCGGAGCCATTAACACGGGCAAGGTGTTCAAATACATCATGAAACCCTGGAATCCCGATGACCTTGCAGTTGTCGTCCAGCAAGCCGCAGAAACCTACCGAGTGCTAAAGCAACGCACCAACGAACTCCACCGAGCCCTGCGCCGAGAGTCTCTTTTCAACGCAGTCACCACTGCTATCCGAGAGTCCCTCGACTATCGCAGTATGCTTCAGACCGTCGTTGAAACCATTGGTCACACCTTTGCAACCGACACTTGCATGTTGCGCCCCATTCAAAGCAATACCGCCTTTTCCTCCCAGTTTTCCTCAGAGGTTTTCTCTTATCCCCAAACTTTAGAACAAAGTGTCAACGGTTCACCCCGACTCCCCTATCTCAACCTAGCAAAATTGGAATGGGTCATGGAAACCCGCCAAATTCAGCGGATTCAAAGCAAGGAAAATGATACCTTTTGTACCTATTTGGCGGTGCCTCTCTCCTACCAACAGGAGGCGCTAGCAGTGCTAGTGCTTTATAAAGAAAGTCCTTCAGAACCTTGGGTTGAAGAAGAGGTTCAGTTAATTGCAGGGGTTGCCGAGCAGGCATCATTAGCTATTTCCCAAGCCAAGCTCTACCAGCGCATTCAAAAGCAAACCGAGCAGATGCAAGCAGAGCTAGCAGTCGCCCACCAAATTCAAACCAATCTACTGCGTCAAAGCTGGCCTCAACTCGATACCGTCAAAATTCAGGCATATTGCTACCCGGCTCGTGAAGTAGGTGGAGATTTTTTTGAAGTCTATGTCCACCCGCAAGGAGACGTTTGGGTAGCTGTAGGAGATGTTTCAGGAAAAGGTGTACCAGCCGCTCTCTTTATGGCAAGCGCAATTTCATTGCTGAGACGCGAGCTTTCTCAAGAAGTTCCACCCGAACCCAATATTGTGATGCAAAATATGAACGCCAACTTGTCGGAAGACTTAGTAGGCAGCAATTGCTTTATCACCATGGTATTGGCACGATACAACCCAACCAGCCGTGAATTGGTTTATGCCAATGCAGGGCATATTTATCCTCTGGTGTGGTCGCCTCAACAGTTAGTAGCACAGTCTGATGCTGACAAACCGCTTGAACCAACCTACCTAAAAATCAGAGGCGTACCCCTAGGAATTTTGCCTAACTGGCAAGCTCTAGCAGGAAGTAGCACCCTTAACTGTGGGGAGATCTTACTCCTAACCAGCGACGGTATTACCGAAGCAACGATTTCTGAATCTGCTGATGAAGCGCCATCTAGTACGGCAATGCTGCAACAATCGGGGCTTTGGAAACTTTTAACTCAAGAGAAAGGTCGATTGGACTTGAGTGCTTTACTAGCTCACATTCAAAACCATAGTCAGGTTCAAGAAGATGATCAAACGATTCTTTCTTTGGAGGTTCTGTAG
- a CDS encoding anti-sigma regulatory factor, with protein sequence MKTELHVPSDLKFLKVVEDWLLGSLEIELEDQVDWARQSNRLRLVLVEAYSNVVRHAHREQPNLSVLVRLELKDREMNLEIWDHGKGYDLSTYLAPEPEAQQEGGYGWLILNRLMDRVEYRLQVNGRNCLVLQTTLPHKELVL encoded by the coding sequence ATGAAAACTGAACTCCATGTTCCGAGCGATTTAAAGTTTTTAAAGGTGGTTGAAGATTGGCTACTGGGATCGCTCGAAATTGAACTTGAAGACCAAGTAGACTGGGCAAGACAATCAAATCGGCTACGGTTAGTCTTGGTGGAAGCTTACTCTAACGTTGTTCGGCACGCTCATCGAGAGCAACCAAACTTATCAGTTTTAGTGCGTCTAGAACTTAAAGATAGGGAGATGAATCTGGAAATTTGGGATCATGGTAAGGGCTACGATTTATCGACCTATTTGGCTCCTGAGCCTGAAGCGCAGCAGGAGGGCGGATATGGCTGGCTGATTTTGAATCGGCTGATGGATCGAGTGGAGTATCGGCTTCAGGTCAATGGTCGCAATTGCTTAGTACTACAAACCACATTGCCTCATAAGGAGTTAGTACTCTAA
- a CDS encoding creatininase family protein has translation MLLHLSTWLEVEAYLTHSQGIIVPIGSTEQHGPTGLIGTDAICAEAIAHAVGEATHALVCPTLNVGMAMHHTAFPGSISLRPSTLILLIRDYLTSLVRVGFTKFFFINGHGGNIATLKAAFSESYGTLADLNLPHANQVECRLANWFTCGSVYKLARELYGEQEGSHATPSEVALTQYLYPDFIKQAPLSAEVARGYPIYGANNFRDRYPDGRMGSNPALATPEQGQQFYDLAVKELSQGYLEFLGET, from the coding sequence ATGCTGCTGCATTTGAGCACTTGGTTAGAAGTAGAAGCTTATTTAACTCACTCTCAAGGAATAATTGTGCCAATTGGCTCGACTGAGCAGCATGGCCCCACTGGACTGATTGGTACTGATGCAATTTGTGCAGAAGCGATCGCCCATGCTGTTGGAGAAGCGACCCATGCCTTAGTTTGTCCGACGCTCAATGTAGGGATGGCGATGCATCACACGGCTTTTCCAGGCAGCATCAGCCTACGACCCAGCACCCTGATTTTGTTAATCCGTGACTATTTAACCAGCCTGGTTCGAGTTGGCTTCACGAAATTCTTTTTTATCAATGGTCATGGTGGCAATATTGCGACACTAAAGGCTGCTTTTTCTGAAAGCTATGGCACGCTTGCTGACTTAAATTTGCCCCATGCTAACCAGGTGGAATGTCGGTTGGCTAACTGGTTCACCTGCGGCTCAGTCTACAAACTTGCTAGAGAGCTTTACGGCGAGCAAGAAGGCTCCCATGCGACGCCTAGCGAAGTGGCACTCACTCAATATCTTTATCCAGACTTTATTAAGCAAGCTCCGCTCTCTGCCGAAGTGGCACGGGGATACCCGATCTATGGCGCTAACAATTTCCGCGATCGCTATCCCGATGGGCGGATGGGGTCGAATCCTGCTTTAGCAACTCCAGAGCAAGGTCAACAATTTTATGACTTGGCAGTGAAGGAATTGAGCCAGGGATACTTAGAGTTTTTAGGAGAGACCTAA
- a CDS encoding proline--tRNA ligase, with translation MRLSQMLFVTLREDPAEAEIPSHKLLLRAGFIRRVGSGLYAYMPLMWRVLQKVSQIVREEMNAAGAQECLLPQLQPADLWRESGRWDTYTQAEGIMFALTDRQNREVGLGPTHEEVITAIARDMIRTYRQLPQNLYQIQTKFRDEIRPRFGLMRGREFIMKDAYSFDADEAGMKVTYQKMHDAYHKILKRSGLAFRAVDADSGAIGGSGSQEFMVLADAGEDEVLYTEDGQYAANVEKAGSLPAAAVPSNRTYEKLKTPGTATIATLCDFLECSPTQIVKNVLYQVVYDNGTTVLVLVNIRGDQDVNEVKLQNELGKLAGQYGGKTVIGLDVPDAEAQQKWATKALPLGYIAPDLSDDFIQAAKNIAPKFLRLADQTVVDLKNFVTGSNEADHHVVGANWGTQFELPQVVDVRKAIAGDRAIHNPSQTLQTARGIEIGHIFQLGTEYSQSMGATYTNEQGEEIPLVMGCYGIGVSRLAQSAVEQSYDKDGIIWPVAIAPYHAIVVIPNVTDAAQVAAAETLYTELNQAGIETLLDDRNERAGVKFKDADLVGIPYRIVTGRSLQQGKVEVVKRATHEAQEILLTEVVATLQQWMSGV, from the coding sequence ATGCGACTGTCTCAAATGCTGTTTGTTACTTTACGAGAAGATCCGGCAGAGGCAGAAATTCCCAGCCACAAGCTGTTGCTGAGGGCAGGATTTATTCGACGGGTGGGCAGTGGTCTGTATGCCTATATGCCCTTAATGTGGCGAGTGTTGCAAAAAGTCTCTCAGATTGTCCGGGAAGAAATGAACGCCGCAGGGGCACAGGAATGTCTGCTGCCGCAGTTACAGCCCGCTGATTTGTGGCGAGAATCGGGGCGGTGGGACACTTACACCCAGGCTGAAGGAATTATGTTTGCCCTCACCGATCGCCAAAATCGGGAGGTGGGTTTAGGGCCGACCCACGAAGAAGTCATCACGGCGATCGCCCGTGACATGATTCGCACCTATCGCCAACTGCCCCAAAATCTTTACCAAATTCAAACTAAATTCCGCGACGAAATTCGTCCTCGCTTTGGCTTGATGCGCGGTCGAGAATTCATTATGAAAGATGCGTATTCGTTCGATGCTGACGAAGCTGGAATGAAAGTGACGTATCAAAAAATGCACGATGCCTACCACAAAATTTTGAAGCGATCAGGCTTGGCATTTCGGGCAGTCGATGCCGATTCAGGGGCGATCGGCGGTTCGGGTTCTCAAGAATTTATGGTGTTAGCAGATGCGGGTGAAGACGAGGTGCTTTATACCGAAGATGGTCAGTATGCGGCAAATGTGGAAAAGGCTGGATCATTGCCTGCCGCTGCTGTCCCTTCTAACCGCACCTACGAAAAATTGAAAACCCCCGGAACCGCGACGATCGCCACCCTCTGCGATTTCCTTGAGTGTTCACCCACGCAAATTGTCAAAAACGTCCTTTACCAAGTTGTTTACGACAATGGCACAACTGTCTTAGTGTTAGTCAACATTCGGGGCGATCAGGATGTTAATGAGGTTAAGTTGCAAAATGAGTTAGGCAAACTAGCAGGGCAATATGGCGGAAAAACAGTCATTGGGCTAGACGTGCCGGATGCCGAAGCTCAGCAAAAATGGGCAACAAAAGCGCTACCGTTGGGCTACATTGCGCCAGACTTGAGTGATGATTTTATCCAAGCGGCAAAAAATATCGCGCCCAAGTTTTTACGCTTAGCAGATCAAACAGTGGTGGATCTCAAGAATTTTGTAACGGGTTCTAACGAAGCGGATCATCACGTCGTAGGGGCAAATTGGGGGACTCAGTTTGAGCTACCGCAGGTCGTAGATGTGAGAAAGGCGATCGCGGGTGATCGGGCAATCCACAACCCCAGTCAAACGCTTCAAACCGCCAGAGGTATCGAGATTGGGCATATCTTTCAACTAGGTACTGAGTATTCGCAATCCATGGGTGCAACCTACACCAACGAGCAAGGCGAAGAGATTCCCTTAGTCATGGGCTGCTACGGAATTGGCGTTTCCCGTCTAGCACAGTCTGCTGTGGAACAGTCTTACGACAAAGATGGAATCATTTGGCCTGTGGCGATCGCCCCTTATCATGCGATCGTTGTCATCCCTAACGTCACTGATGCTGCCCAAGTCGCCGCTGCTGAAACGCTCTATACCGAACTGAATCAGGCTGGTATCGAAACTTTGCTAGATGATCGGAATGAGCGGGCGGGCGTGAAGTTTAAAGATGCTGATTTGGTGGGAATTCCTTACCGAATTGTGACGGGGCGATCGCTCCAGCAAGGCAAGGTAGAAGTCGTCAAACGAGCCACCCACGAAGCCCAAGAAATTCTGCTAACTGAAGTCGTTGCCACCTTGCAGCAATGGATGAGCGGAGTCTAG
- a CDS encoding Uma2 family endonuclease: MTSVLEQLQTDSWVQASWEEYIQAIETPAATKYRCYYHAGKMRIEATPIGSDHSRVHALVLFAISLFATVSNIALTEHDNCSYRKTGIEEFQPDLSYYIGDNAEAIPWGTRVVDLNLYPIPDLVVEIADTTLADDQGAKRLQYETLGISEYWIVNIQTCEILAFAIANQGSRRIQESIVLPGLAIDLLQQNLKRSQEEGQTSACAWLLQHLRA; the protein is encoded by the coding sequence ATGACCTCAGTTTTAGAGCAGTTACAAACCGATAGCTGGGTTCAGGCAAGTTGGGAGGAATATATTCAAGCGATCGAAACTCCTGCCGCTACCAAATATCGCTGCTACTACCATGCTGGAAAAATGAGGATTGAAGCCACGCCGATTGGTTCAGATCATTCTAGGGTTCATGCCCTAGTTCTTTTTGCCATTAGTTTATTCGCAACAGTTAGCAATATTGCTTTAACTGAACACGATAATTGCAGCTACCGCAAAACTGGCATAGAAGAGTTTCAGCCAGATTTATCGTATTACATTGGCGACAATGCAGAAGCTATTCCTTGGGGAACAAGAGTTGTAGACCTAAATCTTTACCCTATACCTGATTTAGTCGTAGAAATAGCTGACACAACCTTGGCAGATGATCAAGGTGCAAAGCGTTTGCAATATGAAACCCTAGGAATTTCTGAGTACTGGATTGTGAACATTCAGACCTGCGAGATTTTGGCATTTGCGATCGCCAATCAAGGCAGCCGCCGTATCCAAGAATCGATCGTTTTGCCAGGACTAGCGATCGATCTTCTTCAGCAAAACCTCAAACGCAGCCAAGAGGAAGGACAAACTTCCGCCTGTGCTTGGCTGCTGCAACATCTTCGCGCCTAG
- a CDS encoding TRC40/GET3/ArsA family transport-energizing ATPase: MRVILMTGKGGVGKTSVAAATGLRCAELGYKTLVLSTDPAHSLADSFDLELEHAPRLVKPNLWGAELDALMELEGNWGAVKRYITQVLQARGLEGVEAEELAILPGMDEIFSLVRMKRHYDEGEYDVLIIDSAPTGTALRLLSLPEVAGWYMRKFYKPLQAISVALRPLVEPIFRPIAGFSLPNREVMDAPFEFYEQIEALEKVLTDNTKTSVRLVTNPEKMVIKESLRAHAYLCLYNVATDMVIANRIIPDEVTDPFFNRWKENQQQYRQEIHDNFHPLPVKEVPLYSEEMCGMEALERLKETLYADEDPAQVYYKETTLRVVQEANQYSLEVYLPGIAKDKVELSKTGDELNIRIGNHRRNLVLPQALAALQPSGAKMDEDYLKIKFATLAQKN, from the coding sequence ATGCGCGTAATTTTGATGACTGGTAAAGGCGGAGTGGGTAAAACCTCCGTAGCGGCGGCAACAGGTTTGCGTTGTGCAGAATTGGGCTACAAAACCCTGGTGCTGAGTACCGATCCGGCTCACTCCCTTGCCGATAGTTTTGACCTGGAGTTAGAACACGCGCCTCGGCTAGTGAAGCCAAACCTTTGGGGTGCAGAACTAGATGCGTTAATGGAGTTGGAAGGCAACTGGGGAGCCGTAAAGCGCTACATTACCCAAGTGCTACAAGCGCGTGGTTTGGAAGGGGTGGAAGCTGAGGAACTCGCAATTCTGCCGGGAATGGACGAAATTTTTAGCCTGGTGCGGATGAAGCGGCACTATGACGAAGGTGAGTACGATGTGCTGATTATTGACTCTGCTCCAACCGGGACGGCATTGCGACTGTTGAGTTTGCCGGAAGTTGCAGGCTGGTACATGCGGAAGTTTTATAAGCCGTTGCAAGCCATATCTGTCGCACTCAGACCTTTGGTAGAGCCAATCTTTCGCCCGATCGCCGGGTTCTCTCTACCTAACAGAGAAGTGATGGATGCGCCCTTCGAGTTTTACGAACAAATTGAGGCATTGGAAAAGGTCTTGACTGACAACACCAAAACCTCAGTTCGTCTCGTTACTAATCCCGAAAAAATGGTGATTAAAGAATCGCTTCGGGCACACGCCTACCTCTGCCTCTACAATGTGGCGACCGATATGGTGATAGCAAACCGCATTATTCCCGATGAAGTTACTGATCCGTTCTTCAATCGTTGGAAAGAAAATCAGCAGCAGTATCGCCAAGAAATTCACGATAATTTCCATCCTTTACCCGTTAAGGAAGTGCCGCTTTACTCTGAAGAAATGTGTGGTATGGAAGCGCTAGAGCGACTGAAGGAAACTTTGTATGCCGACGAAGATCCGGCTCAGGTTTACTACAAAGAAACGACGCTGCGAGTCGTGCAGGAAGCAAACCAGTACAGTTTAGAAGTCTATCTGCCAGGAATAGCCAAAGATAAAGTTGAGTTGAGTAAGACTGGAGATGAGTTAAATATTCGGATTGGCAACCATCGCCGGAACTTGGTGCTACCTCAGGCGCTGGCGGCATTGCAGCCTTCTGGGGCAAAAATGGATGAGGATTATTTAAAGATTAAATTTGCGACGTTGGCACAGAAAAACTAG
- a CDS encoding glycosyltransferase — protein MFLSIIIPTYNRQPILEKCLQALEHQRTDASYEIVVVDDGSTDGTVNWLQQNAEFSHVRLLQQNHQGPAAARNLGVAQAKGDTIIFIDSDLVVTEVFLQSHIEALKQAEQELGSDRLFTYGSVINTCNFENPTSEPFKVTDYSRAYFATGNVAIARKWLDQAGLFDTRFQLYGWEDLELGVRLKQLGLKLVKCPAAVGYHWHPPFSLAEIPSLIDKEIQRGRMGVLFYQKHPTLEVRMMIQMTWLHQALWGLLSVGGLLNERSLAPFLQWLIDQGKPQLALEIARIFLNWYNVKGVYAAYNEARQA, from the coding sequence GTGTTTCTAAGCATCATCATTCCTACCTACAATCGTCAGCCCATCCTTGAGAAGTGCTTGCAGGCACTAGAACATCAGCGCACAGATGCCTCCTACGAGATCGTCGTCGTTGATGATGGTTCCACTGACGGAACAGTTAACTGGCTCCAGCAAAATGCTGAGTTTTCTCATGTCCGCCTGCTCCAGCAAAACCACCAAGGCCCTGCCGCCGCCCGAAATTTAGGTGTAGCTCAGGCAAAAGGCGACACGATTATTTTTATCGATAGTGATTTGGTTGTGACTGAGGTTTTTTTGCAGTCGCACATTGAGGCGCTGAAGCAGGCAGAACAGGAGTTAGGGAGCGATCGCCTATTCACCTACGGCAGCGTCATCAACACCTGCAATTTTGAGAACCCTACTAGCGAGCCGTTTAAGGTGACGGATTATTCTAGAGCTTACTTTGCCACTGGAAATGTGGCGATCGCCCGGAAATGGCTTGATCAAGCTGGGCTTTTCGACACGCGCTTTCAACTCTACGGCTGGGAAGACCTGGAACTGGGGGTTCGGCTTAAGCAGTTAGGGCTGAAATTAGTGAAGTGTCCTGCCGCAGTGGGCTATCATTGGCACCCTCCTTTTTCCCTGGCAGAAATTCCGAGCCTAATTGACAAAGAAATTCAGCGCGGACGAATGGGCGTACTGTTTTACCAAAAGCATCCTACCCTAGAAGTGCGAATGATGATCCAAATGACCTGGCTGCATCAAGCGCTTTGGGGGCTATTGTCGGTGGGTGGATTACTCAACGAGCGATCGCTGGCTCCGTTTTTGCAATGGTTGATCGATCAAGGCAAACCCCAACTGGCGTTAGAAATTGCTCGAATCTTTCTCAATTGGTACAACGTCAAAGGGGTTTACGCAGCCTACAACGAAGCGCGTCAGGCTTAG